A stretch of Roseibium porphyridii DNA encodes these proteins:
- a CDS encoding mechanosensitive ion channel family protein yields MDQMGVYMPLIINAAKALIVLIIGWFLAGFLAGIVRKRIVSHPQIDDTIGGFAASIVRWLVLLVTVIAILQLFGIEATSLVAVLGAGTLAVGLALQGTLSDIAAGVMLIIFRPYKIGQFVDVGGTSGTVKDLNIFVTELVTPDNVQIIMPNGKAWGAVITNFSAHDTRRLDLTFGIDYGDDADKATQIILDVANADDRVLKDPEAWVRVTNLGDSSVDLGVRLWCNAGDYWELKFHMLKTVKEAFDAGGISIPYPHAVEIQKAG; encoded by the coding sequence ATGGACCAGATGGGCGTCTACATGCCGCTCATCATAAATGCGGCAAAAGCCCTAATTGTCCTGATTATCGGCTGGTTCCTGGCTGGTTTCCTGGCAGGCATTGTCAGAAAACGGATCGTCAGTCACCCGCAGATCGACGATACGATTGGCGGATTTGCAGCTTCCATCGTTCGCTGGTTGGTGCTTCTGGTCACTGTCATCGCGATCCTTCAGCTGTTCGGCATTGAGGCAACGAGCCTTGTTGCGGTTCTCGGTGCAGGTACCCTGGCTGTCGGTCTGGCCTTGCAGGGAACCCTCAGCGACATCGCAGCCGGTGTCATGCTGATCATTTTCCGGCCTTACAAGATCGGTCAGTTCGTCGACGTTGGTGGCACATCCGGAACGGTGAAGGACCTCAATATTTTTGTCACCGAACTGGTAACGCCAGACAATGTGCAGATCATCATGCCCAATGGTAAGGCCTGGGGCGCGGTGATAACCAACTTTTCTGCACACGACACACGCCGTCTCGATCTGACTTTCGGCATCGACTACGGCGATGATGCAGACAAGGCCACGCAAATCATTCTGGATGTCGCGAACGCGGACGATCGTGTGTTGAAGGACCCGGAGGCCTGGGTGCGGGTCACCAATCTCGGCGACAGTTCAGTGGATCTGGGCGTGCGTCTGTGGTGCAACGCGGGCGACTATTGGGAGCTCAAGTTCCACATGCTTAAAACGGTGAAGGAAGCCTTCGACGCTGGCGGTATCTCCATTCCGTATCCGCATGCGGTTGAAATCCAGAAGGCCGGTTGA